One window from the genome of Thermoanaerobacter uzonensis DSM 18761 encodes:
- a CDS encoding peroxiredoxin family protein: MKNKSLIFTIIAVIVIGALIFVLNNYTKSAQPSPSQVAENNTHSNNEDQNTSSNANKTEQSEPKIGNQVGDIAPDFTLKDLDGNTVTLSSLRGKKVILNFWATTCPYCKIEMPALNQFIKGHKDDTVLLAIDLGESPSKVKQYLEGKGYEFTVLLDTDLSTIYDYQVQFIPMSYFIDKNGVIRAISNGAMTYDEIEEYYKSISQ; the protein is encoded by the coding sequence GTGAAAAATAAAAGTCTAATTTTTACGATAATTGCTGTGATAGTTATAGGGGCACTTATTTTCGTCTTAAATAATTACACAAAAAGTGCTCAACCTTCCCCTTCTCAAGTGGCAGAAAATAATACTCATAGCAATAATGAAGATCAAAATACAAGTTCAAATGCAAATAAAACTGAGCAAAGTGAGCCTAAGATAGGGAATCAAGTAGGAGATATAGCACCAGATTTTACGCTAAAAGATTTAGATGGCAATACTGTGACCTTGTCGAGCTTAAGAGGAAAAAAAGTTATACTAAACTTTTGGGCAACAACTTGTCCTTATTGCAAAATTGAAATGCCAGCTTTAAATCAGTTTATAAAAGGCCATAAAGATGATACGGTTTTACTTGCGATAGACTTGGGTGAAAGCCCATCAAAAGTAAAGCAGTATTTAGAAGGGAAAGGATATGAATTTACTGTGCTACTGGATACTGACTTAAGTACTATTTACGATTATCAGGTTCAATTTATACCTATGTCTTATTTTATAGATAAAAACGGGGTCATAAGGGCAATTAGCAATGGGGCTATGACATATGACGAAATTGAAGAGTATTATAAATCAATTTCTCAATAA
- a CDS encoding cytochrome c biogenesis CcdA family protein — protein sequence MPIYTAFLAGIVSFLSPCVLPLIPAYVSYIFGNKKNNLINLLLFVLGFSIVFVLMGATASQLGKLFLAYKDIFRKVSGIIIVLFGLQMTGIFRPLFLNKEVKLINMEKVQTGYIGSLVLGITFAAGWTPCVGPILASILLYAGSVSTLSVGVILLFAYSMGLGIPFIVTALLIDKFKSMYKRINKILPYIEVISGVILIIFGVLLYFNMLIKISGYFY from the coding sequence GTGCCAATTTACACTGCATTTTTAGCAGGAATTGTTTCTTTTTTATCACCCTGTGTTTTGCCTTTAATTCCCGCTTATGTGTCATATATTTTTGGAAATAAAAAGAATAATTTAATAAATTTGCTTCTTTTTGTTTTGGGATTTAGCATAGTGTTTGTTTTAATGGGGGCGACTGCAAGCCAACTAGGGAAGCTTTTTTTAGCCTATAAAGACATTTTTAGGAAAGTAAGTGGGATAATAATTGTGCTTTTTGGACTTCAAATGACTGGGATTTTTAGACCACTATTTTTAAATAAAGAAGTCAAATTAATAAATATGGAAAAGGTCCAGACCGGTTATATAGGGTCATTAGTACTGGGTATAACTTTTGCAGCAGGATGGACACCTTGTGTAGGTCCAATTCTCGCTTCGATATTGTTGTATGCTGGGTCGGTCAGTACTTTAAGTGTAGGCGTGATATTGCTTTTTGCATATTCTATGGGACTTGGCATACCTTTTATAGTTACAGCCTTATTGATTGACAAGTTTAAAAGTATGTATAAAAGGATTAACAAAATATTGCCTTATATTGAGGTAATAAGTGGGGTTATTCTCATAATATTTGGAGTTCTTTTATATTTTAACATGCTAATCAAGATAAGTGGATATTTTTATTAA
- a CDS encoding ROK family transcriptional regulator, producing the protein MKDYTKGTSGLIKNINKANVLDVIKKMQPISRIEVSKVLKMSKSTISAIVDELIEEGLVIENGYGEKGTVGRKPIQLSFNPDARFVIGISVESTNSIGILTNLEGKILKKIKWETGIKEQAFNGIVKGIKELTEEDKNIIGIGIGLPGITDIQKGIVDAPGLKWSNFDLKKRLSEIFNYNIYLDNSVNYAALGERWIGCCREIENFVLINIGNGIGSGIYVNGTLLRGNSYAAGEVGYMAIGEDAFERVYSYEDYGYFERKASLSSLVESVSKSLSYVKTMEGVVKEYKKQNPACVQAVSQFIKNLSMGIANIVSILNPEAIIIGGDILNYEIDIRQELKEKVKRIVPFDFDIKVAQLGEDASAIGAVADVLLNTNNLILL; encoded by the coding sequence AAAAAGATGCAACCCATATCGAGAATAGAGGTTTCTAAAGTTTTAAAAATGAGCAAATCTACTATTTCTGCCATTGTAGATGAGTTGATTGAAGAAGGTTTGGTAATAGAAAATGGTTACGGAGAAAAAGGTACAGTAGGGAGAAAGCCTATACAGCTTTCTTTTAATCCTGATGCTAGATTTGTTATAGGGATAAGCGTTGAATCTACAAATTCGATAGGAATTCTGACTAATTTAGAGGGGAAAATTTTAAAAAAGATAAAATGGGAAACTGGCATTAAAGAACAGGCTTTTAATGGAATTGTGAAAGGGATAAAAGAACTTACTGAGGAAGATAAAAATATAATAGGAATTGGTATTGGTCTTCCAGGAATCACAGATATACAAAAAGGAATTGTTGATGCACCAGGATTGAAATGGAGTAATTTTGATTTAAAGAAAAGGTTGAGTGAAATTTTTAATTATAATATCTACCTAGACAATAGTGTAAATTATGCCGCATTAGGAGAGAGATGGATTGGTTGTTGCCGTGAAATAGAGAATTTTGTGCTTATAAACATAGGAAATGGTATAGGCTCGGGAATATATGTAAATGGTACTTTATTACGAGGCAATAGTTACGCTGCAGGGGAAGTAGGGTACATGGCCATAGGAGAGGATGCTTTTGAAAGAGTTTATTCTTACGAGGATTATGGTTATTTTGAAAGAAAGGCTTCTTTGTCTTCTTTAGTTGAATCAGTTTCTAAAAGTTTGTCTTATGTAAAAACTATGGAGGGTGTAGTAAAAGAATATAAAAAACAAAATCCTGCTTGTGTACAAGCTGTATCTCAATTTATTAAAAATTTAAGCATGGGTATTGCCAATATTGTAAGTATTTTAAACCCAGAAGCAATAATAATTGGAGGAGACATCCTAAACTATGAAATTGATATACGCCAGGAGTTAAAGGAGAAAGTGAAAAGGATTGTGCCTTTTGATTTTGACATTAAAGTAGCTCAACTTGGTGAAGATGCTTCTGCTATTGGAGCGGTAGCCGATGTGCTTTTAAATACAAATAATTTAATTTTACTATAA
- a CDS encoding aminotransferase class I/II-fold pyridoxal phosphate-dependent enzyme has product MKKLDQTQTPLFDALMEYVNNNTIPFHVPGHKKGVGMAKKFLDFVGKNVLSMDVTVFQQVDSLHKPTGPIKYAQELAAEAFGADATFFSIHGTSGAIQAMILSVMGDEEKIIVPRNIHKSVTSGIILSGAIPVYMQPEIDKNIGVALNVTPETVERALRDHPDAKAVLIINPTYYGVSTDIVKIAEIVHDYGAILMVDEAHGPHLKFNEKLPISAMEAGADICAQSTHKIIGSMTQSSMLHVKGDRIDINRVKQVMSLLQTTSPSYILLASLDVARMQMATEGRELLDKTIELAEYARREINNIKGLYCFGEEIVGRDGAYDFDPTKVTITAKGLGISGHQLERILAERYYIQPELSDMYNVLCVFSIGDTKEKVDYLLRALREISDELYNENIEIAKPIDIPEIPEQVVSPRYAFGSSTLALPLRESVGQISAEFLMAYPPGIPVLCPGERITLEIIEYVDKMKEANLSIQGTEDPEVNYIKVVNDRQVLNVIA; this is encoded by the coding sequence TTGAAAAAGTTAGATCAAACCCAAACTCCTTTATTTGATGCCTTAATGGAATATGTAAATAACAATACTATCCCTTTTCACGTGCCAGGCCATAAAAAAGGTGTGGGAATGGCAAAAAAGTTCTTAGACTTTGTTGGCAAAAATGTATTGTCAATGGATGTAACAGTGTTTCAGCAAGTAGACAGCTTGCACAAACCTACTGGACCAATTAAGTATGCCCAAGAATTAGCAGCAGAAGCTTTTGGTGCCGACGCTACCTTTTTCTCTATACACGGAACATCTGGTGCAATTCAAGCAATGATTTTAAGTGTAATGGGAGATGAAGAAAAAATTATCGTTCCTCGAAATATTCATAAATCTGTAACGTCAGGAATTATATTAAGTGGTGCTATACCTGTTTATATGCAACCAGAAATTGATAAAAATATCGGTGTTGCATTAAATGTCACCCCAGAAACAGTAGAAAGAGCGTTAAGAGATCATCCCGATGCAAAAGCTGTTTTAATAATAAACCCGACTTATTACGGAGTTTCTACGGATATAGTAAAAATTGCTGAAATTGTTCATGATTATGGCGCTATACTCATGGTGGATGAAGCTCACGGACCACACCTTAAATTTAACGAAAAATTGCCTATTTCAGCGATGGAAGCAGGAGCCGATATCTGTGCACAGAGCACCCATAAGATTATTGGCTCAATGACGCAGAGCTCGATGCTTCACGTTAAAGGCGATAGAATTGATATTAATAGAGTAAAACAAGTAATGAGTTTACTCCAGACAACAAGTCCTTCATATATATTGTTGGCTTCCTTAGATGTTGCAAGAATGCAAATGGCTACAGAAGGAAGAGAATTATTAGATAAAACAATAGAATTAGCAGAGTACGCTCGAAGAGAGATAAACAATATAAAAGGACTCTACTGTTTTGGTGAAGAAATTGTTGGCCGAGATGGTGCCTATGACTTTGACCCTACAAAAGTTACAATAACAGCTAAAGGTCTTGGAATAAGCGGCCACCAGTTAGAGAGAATATTGGCAGAAAGATATTATATACAACCTGAACTATCAGATATGTATAATGTTTTATGTGTATTTTCTATTGGTGATACAAAGGAAAAAGTCGATTATCTCTTAAGGGCTTTAAGAGAAATAAGCGATGAATTATACAATGAAAATATTGAAATAGCGAAACCTATAGATATACCAGAAATACCAGAACAAGTAGTATCACCAAGATATGCTTTTGGCTCCTCCACTCTTGCTCTACCTCTAAGAGAAAGTGTAGGGCAAATAAGTGCCGAGTTTTTGATGGCTTATCCTCCAGGTATTCCAGTGCTTTGCCCGGGGGAAAGAATAACATTAGAAATTATAGAATATGTAGATAAAATGAAAGAAGCTAACTTAAGCATACAAGGCACCGAAGACCCGGAAGTAAATTATATAAAAGTAGTAAATGACCGGCAAGTTTTAAACGTGATAGCATAA
- the trxA gene encoding thioredoxin — MKPVNVTDETFAEEVYNSDKPVLVDFWAKWCRPCLMMAPVLEEFAEEYADKMKVAKLDVDENPVIASKYRIMSIPTMGVFVEGKMVDKVIGFMPKEHLVEKLLKYLK; from the coding sequence ATGAAACCAGTAAATGTCACAGATGAGACTTTTGCAGAGGAAGTATACAATTCTGATAAACCTGTTTTAGTAGATTTTTGGGCTAAATGGTGTAGACCCTGTTTAATGATGGCACCAGTGTTAGAGGAGTTTGCGGAAGAATACGCTGATAAGATGAAAGTGGCAAAACTGGATGTGGATGAAAATCCTGTAATTGCTTCTAAGTATCGAATTATGAGCATTCCTACGATGGGAGTTTTTGTAGAAGGCAAAATGGTAGATAAGGTGATTGGCTTTATGCCAAAAGAGCATTTAGTTGAAAAATTGTTAAAATATTTAAAATAG
- the nagB gene encoding glucosamine-6-phosphate deaminase, with product MKVIITVNYDEMSKKAAEIVKKQIKEKPNTVLGLATGSTPLGMYKHLIEVYKRGEIDFSNVITFNLDEYIGLSPDHPQSYHYFMFHNFFNHINIKKENVHIPNGIAEDLEEECRKYDEEIEKAGGIDLQILGIGVNGHIGFNEPEESIETKTHVVTLTEDTINANKRFFKSAEEVPRKAITMGLGSIMKAKKIVLLASGKNKAEAIKETIKGQLTTKVPATVLALHPDVTIIIDKEAASLIPDEDLKEIEIIV from the coding sequence ATGAAAGTAATTATAACTGTAAATTATGACGAAATGAGTAAAAAGGCAGCAGAAATTGTGAAAAAGCAAATCAAAGAAAAGCCTAATACGGTTTTAGGGCTTGCTACAGGTTCTACGCCTCTGGGGATGTATAAACATTTAATTGAGGTGTATAAAAGAGGGGAAATAGATTTTTCTAATGTCATTACTTTTAATTTAGACGAATACATTGGTTTATCTCCAGACCATCCTCAAAGCTATCATTATTTTATGTTCCACAATTTTTTCAATCACATTAACATTAAAAAAGAAAATGTTCATATTCCAAATGGCATAGCCGAGGATTTAGAAGAAGAGTGTAGAAAATATGATGAAGAAATAGAAAAAGCAGGTGGGATTGACTTGCAAATATTAGGTATTGGTGTCAATGGACATATAGGATTTAATGAGCCGGAGGAAAGCATAGAGACTAAAACTCATGTAGTTACTTTGACAGAAGATACAATAAATGCTAATAAGAGATTTTTTAAAAGCGCAGAGGAAGTACCAAGAAAGGCGATTACTATGGGACTTGGAAGTATCATGAAAGCAAAGAAAATTGTCCTTTTGGCTTCTGGAAAGAATAAAGCAGAGGCAATAAAAGAAACTATAAAAGGACAATTGACTACTAAAGTGCCTGCTACTGTTTTAGCTTTACATCCTGATGTAACTATAATAATTGATAAAGAGGCTGCTTCACTTATACCCGATGAAGATTTAAAAGAAATAGAAATAATTGTTTAA